From the genome of Primulina eburnea isolate SZY01 chromosome 12, ASM2296580v1, whole genome shotgun sequence, one region includes:
- the LOC140806732 gene encoding uncharacterized mitochondrial protein AtMg00820-like translates to MTDELSALESNDTWSIVSLPSGKRAVGCKWVYKAKFRADGTLERYKARLVAKGYTQQEGVDYFETFSPVAKLVTVRTLLALAAIRGWSLMQLDVNNAFLHW, encoded by the coding sequence ATGACTGATGAGTTGAGTGCCTTGGAAAGCAATGACACTTGGTCCATTGTTTCTTTGCCATCCGGGAAACGTGCAGTGGGTTGTAAGTGGGTTTATAAAGCCAAGTTTCGGGCGGATGGTACGCTTGAACGTTACAAAGCGCGGTTAGTCGCCAAAGGGTATACTCAACAAGAAGGTGTAGATTACTTTGAAACTTTTTCACCGGTTGCAAAGTTAGTCACGGTTCGAACTTTACTCGCTTTGGCTGCTATTCGGGGGTGGTCCTTGATGCAACTTGATGTGAACAACGCATTTTTACACTGGTGA